A window from Sphingobium sp. EM0848 encodes these proteins:
- a CDS encoding FtsW/RodA/SpoVE family cell cycle protein, which translates to MFRAGELVKEFKNRTVPRERTALAIWFWEIDRVLLSLIVALMAIGLVAVAAASPVAAIDRSTSAVSVTPLIYFYRQLMWVFLGLPIMLIISMLPRTQARRLAVGLCIVFALALLLVPVLGSVVNGAKRWIDLPGFRFQPSEFLKPVYVVTMAWLLSLRGKDMTLPVIPLTGVTTALIAAILMKQPDFGQTVIFLACWGGLLLLSGVSMRAIGVLAGAALGGLVLMYMFYENGRQRINDFLGIGVAQDMGPDQTELAFRTISHGGFLGVGPGGGQAKFRLPEAHTDYIFSVIGEEFGLLACIGIACVYLAIVVRVFLRMLDEDDNFTILAAAGLTTQFGLQAIINMGVNAQIFPSKGMTLPFISYGGSSMLALCIGVGLLLAFTRRNPFMGRHTVVKWSGR; encoded by the coding sequence ATGTTCAGGGCAGGCGAACTTGTCAAAGAGTTCAAGAACCGCACCGTCCCGCGGGAACGCACGGCGCTTGCCATCTGGTTCTGGGAAATCGACCGCGTCCTGCTGTCGCTGATCGTCGCGCTGATGGCGATCGGGCTGGTGGCGGTCGCGGCGGCTTCGCCCGTGGCGGCGATTGACCGGTCGACCAGTGCGGTTTCGGTGACGCCGCTCATCTATTTCTATCGCCAGCTGATGTGGGTGTTCCTCGGCCTGCCGATCATGCTGATCATTTCCATGCTGCCCCGGACGCAGGCGCGGCGGCTGGCCGTGGGCCTCTGCATTGTCTTTGCGCTGGCGCTGCTGTTGGTGCCGGTGCTCGGTTCCGTGGTGAACGGGGCAAAGCGCTGGATCGACCTGCCGGGCTTCCGTTTCCAGCCGTCCGAGTTTCTGAAGCCGGTCTATGTCGTCACCATGGCCTGGCTGCTGTCCTTGCGCGGCAAGGACATGACGTTGCCGGTGATCCCGCTGACGGGCGTGACGACCGCGTTGATCGCGGCGATCCTGATGAAACAGCCGGACTTTGGCCAGACGGTGATCTTCCTTGCCTGCTGGGGCGGGCTGCTGCTGCTGTCGGGCGTGTCGATGCGCGCGATTGGCGTCCTGGCCGGAGCGGCGCTGGGCGGGCTGGTGTTGATGTACATGTTCTATGAGAATGGTCGTCAGCGCATCAACGACTTTCTGGGCATCGGCGTTGCGCAGGACATGGGGCCGGACCAGACCGAACTGGCCTTCCGCACCATTTCCCATGGCGGGTTCCTGGGTGTCGGGCCGGGCGGGGGGCAGGCCAAATTCCGCCTGCCCGAGGCCCATACCGACTATATCTTCTCCGTCATTGGGGAGGAATTCGGGCTGCTCGCCTGCATCGGCATCGCCTGTGTCTATCTGGCGATCGTGGTGCGCGTTTTCCTGCGGATGCTGGATGAGGACGATAATTTCACGATCCTCGCCGCCGCAGGGCTGACGACCCAGTTCGGGTTGCAGGCGATCATCAACATGGGCGTCAATGCGCAGATATTTCCTTCAAAGGGCATGACGCTGCCCTTTATCAGCTATGGCGGCTCCTCTATGCTGGCGCTTTGTATCGGCGTCGGCCTGTTGCTCGCGTTCACGCGGCGCAATCCCTTCATGGGTCGGCACACGGTCGTCAAATGGAGTGGTCGATGA
- the murG gene encoding undecaprenyldiphospho-muramoylpentapeptide beta-N-acetylglucosaminyltransferase encodes MSISRHFVLAAGGTGGHMIPAHAVAEELMARGHHVALVTDERGAKIPGIFDKAQVHVMPAGRMTKNPKSWPGALNAILAGRAMARRLNETFRPTAVVGFGGYPAMPALLGALADGIPTAIHEQNAVLGRVNRYLAGRVDAIATAYPVVERLKDKFADKVHLIGNPVREEVKQLRDEEFPALTDESVFRVLVIGGSQGATILSSVVPDGLGMLPLSLRRRLQVTQQCRAEDIERVRKLYADLEIPADLATYFNDVPEKLGWSHLVIARAGASTLAELTCAGRPAILIPLPSAMDDHQTANAREMTEAGGARTIPQARFTAVELAKQMQKMALEPGALQNAAKRARACGRPNAARDMADLLESIGTAPIVNDPLRVGPTPTSLNLQGVPA; translated from the coding sequence ATGAGCATTTCCCGTCACTTCGTCCTCGCCGCAGGCGGGACGGGTGGTCATATGATTCCGGCGCATGCCGTCGCGGAGGAGCTGATGGCGCGCGGCCATCATGTCGCGCTGGTGACGGATGAGCGCGGCGCCAAGATTCCTGGCATTTTCGACAAGGCTCAGGTCCATGTCATGCCCGCCGGGCGCATGACCAAGAATCCGAAGAGCTGGCCGGGTGCGTTGAACGCGATTCTGGCGGGCCGGGCGATGGCGCGGCGGTTGAACGAGACTTTTCGCCCGACCGCCGTGGTCGGTTTTGGCGGCTATCCGGCCATGCCCGCGCTGCTGGGCGCGCTGGCCGATGGCATTCCGACCGCCATCCATGAGCAGAATGCCGTGCTGGGCCGGGTGAACCGCTATCTGGCGGGGCGGGTCGATGCCATCGCGACAGCCTATCCGGTGGTCGAGCGGCTCAAGGACAAGTTCGCCGACAAGGTGCATCTGATCGGCAATCCGGTGCGCGAAGAAGTGAAGCAGCTTCGCGACGAGGAATTTCCCGCGCTGACCGATGAAAGCGTCTTCCGCGTGCTGGTGATCGGGGGCAGCCAGGGGGCGACCATCCTCTCCAGCGTCGTGCCCGATGGCCTTGGCATGTTGCCGCTCAGCCTGCGCCGCCGTTTGCAGGTGACGCAGCAGTGCCGCGCCGAGGATATCGAGCGGGTCCGCAAGCTCTATGCCGACCTCGAAATCCCGGCTGATCTGGCGACCTATTTCAACGATGTGCCGGAAAAGCTGGGCTGGTCGCATCTGGTGATCGCCCGTGCGGGGGCTTCGACTCTGGCGGAACTGACCTGCGCGGGGCGCCCGGCGATCCTGATCCCGCTGCCGAGCGCCATGGACGACCACCAGACCGCCAATGCCCGCGAAATGACCGAGGCGGGCGGCGCGCGCACGATTCCGCAGGCGCGCTTCACGGCGGTCGAACTCGCCAAGCAGATGCAGAAGATGGCGCTGGAACCCGGCGCCCTCCAGAACGCCGCCAAGCGCGCCCGCGCCTGCGGCCGTCCCAATGCCGCGCGCGACATGGCCGACCTGCTGGAAAGCATCGGCACCGCGCCCATCGTCAATGACCCGCTGCGTGTCGGCCCGACGCCGACCAGCCTCAATCTCCAGGGAGTTCCCGCATGA
- the murC gene encoding UDP-N-acetylmuramate--L-alanine ligase — protein MKGVGTDIGTIHFIGIGGIGMSGIAEVMHNLGYKVQGSDVAEGYVVEGLRKKGIPVMIGHKAENLGDAAVVVTSTAIKKGNPEVDLALEKRVPVIRRAEMLAELMRLKSTVAVAGTHGKTTTTSMVAALLDAGGVDPTVINGGIINSYGSNARLGKSDWMVVEADESDGSFLRLDGTLAVVTNIDPEHLDHYGSFDKVKDAFVEFVENVPFYGAAMLCLDHPEVQAILPRVQDRRIVTYGFSAQADIRGENVQPIPGGNRFDVQIRERDGSTRRIEGIEMPMPGRHNVLNAMAAIGVALQMGINDATIQTGFAKFGGVKRRFTKVGEIAVEGGIATVIDDYGHHPVEIKAVLAAAREGAKGRVIAVVQPHRFTRLRDLMDEFQQAFNDADIVYAAPVYPAGEQPIEGVDSAELVAGLKRRGHHRASTIEGADDLARVIAADVQADDMIICLGAGDITKWAAGLAPAVTAKEAA, from the coding sequence ATGAAGGGTGTCGGCACCGACATCGGCACGATCCATTTCATCGGCATTGGCGGCATCGGCATGTCCGGCATCGCCGAAGTGATGCATAATCTGGGTTACAAGGTTCAGGGCTCCGACGTCGCCGAAGGCTATGTCGTGGAAGGCCTGCGCAAGAAGGGCATCCCGGTGATGATCGGCCATAAGGCCGAAAATCTGGGCGATGCCGCCGTGGTCGTGACCTCCACCGCGATCAAGAAGGGCAATCCGGAAGTCGATCTGGCGCTGGAAAAGCGCGTCCCGGTCATCCGCCGCGCGGAAATGCTGGCGGAGCTGATGCGCCTGAAGTCGACCGTCGCCGTCGCGGGCACGCATGGCAAGACCACGACCACCTCCATGGTCGCGGCGCTGCTGGACGCGGGCGGGGTGGACCCGACCGTCATCAATGGCGGCATCATCAACAGCTATGGCTCCAACGCCCGGCTCGGCAAGAGCGACTGGATGGTCGTGGAAGCCGATGAGAGCGACGGCAGCTTCCTGCGGCTCGACGGCACGCTGGCGGTCGTGACCAATATCGATCCCGAGCATCTCGATCATTATGGCAGCTTCGACAAGGTGAAGGACGCCTTTGTCGAGTTCGTCGAAAATGTGCCCTTCTATGGTGCGGCGATGCTCTGTCTCGACCATCCCGAAGTGCAGGCGATCCTGCCCCGCGTGCAGGACCGGCGCATCGTCACTTACGGTTTCTCGGCGCAGGCCGATATTCGCGGCGAGAATGTCCAGCCCATCCCCGGCGGCAATCGCTTCGACGTGCAGATTCGCGAGCGGGACGGCTCGACTCGTCGCATCGAAGGGATCGAAATGCCGATGCCCGGCCGCCACAATGTGCTGAACGCCATGGCGGCGATCGGCGTGGCGCTGCAAATGGGGATCAACGACGCGACGATCCAGACCGGCTTCGCCAAATTCGGCGGCGTGAAGCGGCGTTTCACCAAGGTTGGAGAAATCGCTGTCGAGGGCGGCATCGCGACTGTGATCGACGATTATGGCCACCATCCGGTCGAGATCAAGGCGGTGCTGGCCGCCGCCCGCGAAGGGGCGAAGGGCCGGGTCATCGCCGTGGTTCAGCCGCACCGCTTTACCCGCTTGCGCGACCTGATGGATGAGTTCCAGCAGGCCTTCAACGACGCCGACATCGTCTATGCCGCCCCGGTTTATCCGGCGGGCGAGCAGCCGATCGAGGGTGTGGACAGCGCTGAACTGGTCGCGGGTTTGAAGCGCCGGGGGCATCATCGCGCTTCGACCATCGAGGGGGCGGATGACCTTGCTCGCGTGATTGCGGCCGATGTTCAGGCGGACGATATGATCATCTGTCTGGGTGCTGGCGACATCACGAAATGGGCGGCGGGGCTTGCTCCGGCGGTTACGGCAAAGGAAGCGGCCTGA
- the murB gene encoding UDP-N-acetylmuramate dehydrogenase, with the protein MTLATTSLPSVRGSLKADAPLGPLVWFKAGGLAQWLFEPKDVADLSDFLRDLAPAIPVMALGLGSNLIVRDGGVPGVVVRLGKPFAKVEQIDATALRCGGGASGILVSSTGRDAGIAGLEFLRSIPGTVGGFVRMNGGAYGRETCDILVECEVVLRSGEVVTLSLDALGYTYRHSTLPEGAVVVSAVFRGMPGEPAAIQAEMDRIAAAREESQPLRSKTGGSTFKNPDGHKAWQLVDEAGCRGLQLGGAQVSEKHTNFLLNLGEATSADIEALGEEVRRRVKAKSGIELEWEIQRVGLSADDANQEKLVGLSK; encoded by the coding sequence TTGACGCTGGCGACAACGTCCCTTCCTTCGGTTCGCGGCTCGCTCAAGGCTGATGCGCCGCTTGGCCCCCTCGTCTGGTTCAAGGCGGGGGGCCTTGCGCAATGGCTGTTCGAGCCGAAGGACGTGGCTGACCTCTCCGATTTTCTGCGGGATCTGGCCCCGGCGATCCCCGTGATGGCGCTGGGGCTTGGCTCGAACCTGATCGTCCGCGATGGCGGCGTTCCGGGCGTGGTCGTGCGCCTTGGCAAGCCCTTCGCCAAGGTCGAGCAGATCGATGCGACGGCCCTGCGTTGCGGGGGAGGGGCTTCGGGGATTCTGGTTTCTTCGACCGGACGGGATGCAGGGATTGCTGGGCTGGAGTTTCTGCGCTCGATCCCCGGCACGGTCGGCGGTTTCGTGCGGATGAATGGCGGCGCTTATGGCCGCGAAACCTGCGATATTCTCGTGGAGTGTGAGGTCGTGTTGCGTTCGGGCGAGGTGGTCACGCTGTCGCTTGATGCGCTGGGTTACACCTATCGTCACAGCACTTTGCCCGAAGGCGCTGTGGTGGTGAGCGCGGTGTTCCGGGGCATGCCGGGCGAACCTGCCGCCATTCAGGCGGAGATGGATCGCATCGCCGCCGCTCGCGAGGAAAGCCAGCCGCTCCGCAGCAAGACCGGCGGTTCGACCTTCAAGAATCCCGATGGCCATAAGGCCTGGCAGCTTGTGGACGAAGCCGGATGCCGGGGCCTGCAACTGGGCGGCGCGCAGGTGTCGGAGAAGCACACCAATTTCCTCCTCAACCTGGGTGAGGCGACCAGCGCGGATATCGAGGCTTTGGGCGAGGAAGTCCGCCGCCGGGTGAAGGCAAAGAGCGGCATTGAACTGGAATGGGAAATTCAGCGTGTCGGCCTGTCTGCCGACGACGCCAATCAGGAAAAGCTAGTGGGGTTGTCGAAATGA
- a CDS encoding D-alanine--D-alanine ligase, protein MSRGPWHVAVLMGGWSAERPVSLSSGEGVAKALESRGHKVTRIDMDRDVAARLTEAKADVVFNALHGVPGEDGTVQGMMDLMGLTYTHSGLATSVIAIDKQLTKQALVPHGIPMPGGHIVQSASLFEADPLPRPYVVKPVNEGSSVGVAIVTQDGNYGSPIGRDVEGPWQHFDELLAEPYIRGRELTTAVLGEEALLVTELRPKSGFYDFDAKYTDGMTEHVCPAEIPNEIAEACKAIALRAHQLLGCKGASRSDFRWDDNQGIEGLFLLEVNTQPGMTPLSLVPEQAAKLGIDYAELVERIVEDALREGAKGAKHG, encoded by the coding sequence ATGAGCCGTGGTCCTTGGCATGTTGCCGTCCTGATGGGTGGCTGGTCCGCCGAGCGGCCCGTTTCGCTGTCGAGCGGTGAAGGTGTTGCCAAGGCGCTGGAATCGCGCGGGCATAAGGTCACGCGCATCGACATGGACCGTGATGTTGCGGCTCGCCTCACCGAAGCCAAGGCCGATGTCGTGTTCAACGCCCTCCACGGTGTCCCCGGCGAGGATGGCACGGTGCAGGGGATGATGGACCTGATGGGCCTCACCTACACCCATTCGGGCCTTGCCACCTCGGTCATCGCCATCGACAAGCAACTCACCAAACAGGCGTTGGTGCCCCATGGCATTCCCATGCCCGGCGGCCATATCGTGCAAAGCGCCAGCCTGTTCGAAGCCGACCCTCTGCCGCGTCCCTATGTGGTGAAGCCGGTCAATGAGGGCAGCTCGGTTGGCGTCGCCATCGTGACGCAGGACGGCAATTATGGCTCGCCCATCGGCCGCGATGTCGAGGGGCCGTGGCAGCATTTCGACGAACTTCTGGCCGAACCCTATATTCGCGGCCGGGAACTGACGACCGCCGTGCTGGGCGAAGAGGCGCTGCTGGTCACGGAACTCCGCCCGAAAAGCGGCTTCTACGATTTCGACGCCAAATATACCGACGGCATGACCGAGCATGTCTGCCCGGCGGAGATTCCCAATGAAATTGCGGAAGCCTGCAAGGCCATCGCTCTGCGGGCGCATCAATTGCTGGGCTGCAAAGGGGCGTCGCGCTCCGATTTTCGCTGGGACGACAATCAGGGGATAGAGGGGCTGTTCCTGCTGGAGGTCAACACCCAGCCGGGCATGACGCCCTTGAGCCTGGTTCCCGAACAGGCGGCGAAGCTGGGCATTGACTATGCCGAACTGGTGGAGCGCATAGTCGAGGACGCGCTCAGGGAAGGCGCAAAGGGGGCAAAGCATGGCTGA
- a CDS encoding cell division protein FtsQ/DivIB, whose translation MAEARIRRGGTARLTRTTGARGRSGGRGRPVKRRSWVDSLLNLLPFSEETLQRMASWAIVGIVLAGVVGIAMLLGLPAMAGQKASELAASAGFEVEKVEVRGVERMDELPIYNIALGQVNRSMLSLDLPRVRDEMLKLGWVKDARISRRLPDTLVVDVVERDPVAVWQHDGQLHLIDVAGVVLQSVSPGAMPDLPLVVGPNANLQTAGLNKLMENAPALKPMLAGATWVGNRRWDLRFQSGETLSLPEGDKPSATALVNFARMDGVNRLLGRGIVKFDMRDPDRFILRLPQGQGTSATSEKPAASADAPAKGEEG comes from the coding sequence ATGGCTGAAGCACGCATCCGGCGTGGCGGGACGGCGCGGTTGACGCGCACGACCGGCGCGCGCGGTCGCAGCGGGGGACGCGGGCGTCCGGTCAAGCGCCGGAGCTGGGTCGACAGCCTGCTGAATCTGCTCCCTTTCAGCGAGGAGACGCTGCAACGAATGGCGAGTTGGGCCATTGTGGGCATCGTGCTGGCAGGCGTGGTCGGCATTGCCATGCTGCTGGGCCTTCCCGCCATGGCCGGGCAGAAGGCATCCGAACTGGCGGCGAGTGCGGGTTTCGAGGTCGAGAAGGTCGAGGTCCGCGGCGTCGAGCGGATGGACGAGTTGCCGATCTACAATATCGCGCTGGGACAGGTGAACCGCTCCATGCTGTCGCTCGACCTGCCCAGGGTGCGCGATGAGATGCTGAAGCTCGGCTGGGTCAAGGATGCGCGCATTTCCCGCCGCCTGCCCGATACGCTGGTGGTCGATGTCGTCGAGCGCGATCCCGTCGCGGTGTGGCAGCATGACGGGCAGCTTCACCTGATCGACGTGGCTGGCGTGGTGCTGCAATCGGTGTCGCCGGGCGCGATGCCCGATCTGCCGCTGGTGGTGGGGCCTAATGCCAATCTCCAGACGGCGGGCCTCAACAAGCTGATGGAAAATGCGCCCGCGCTCAAACCCATGCTGGCCGGCGCCACCTGGGTCGGGAACCGGCGCTGGGACCTGCGCTTCCAGTCGGGGGAGACGCTGTCGCTGCCGGAGGGGGACAAGCCCTCCGCCACGGCGCTGGTCAATTTCGCGCGCATGGACGGCGTGAACCGGCTGCTCGGCCGGGGCATCGTCAAGTTCGACATGCGCGACCCGGATCGTTTCATACTGCGTCTGCCGCAAGGCCAAGGAACCAGCGCGACCAGCGAGAAGCCCGCCGCGAGCGCCGACGCGCCCGCCAAGGGCGAGGAAGGCTGA
- the ftsA gene encoding cell division protein FtsA → MAQPKVDKLVTAIDIGSWKVSALIAGRTENGELAILGTGQRESRGVRRGFIADMERTELAVRETVEQAERVAGTNIEDVWVSFSGGSLVSDVVTVERDMGGYRVEQADIDDLLTTGQQGIDPDGRVVLHAQPTCFTINGRVPVKKPLGMHADLLGVDIHVVLADGAPLANLDLCVRGAYLNVNSIVASPIATGLACLSEEERDLGVALVELGAGVTNVSLYAGGMLVGLHSIPIGASDITDDIASAFGIRRSQAERIKCFYGSAMQNRRDFRDMIEIAAPHGDVAIPGQSAGPNADGGKITRAALVAVICERLNQIMVEVNGALAGMGFNTPTGRQVVLTGGGAEMKGIADYAQGALGRAVRIGRPRGLAALPEAHSGPAFATLAGLALYGASNPVDLRTIAPAPQTVHRIGAPAWWQRMVKAMKTNY, encoded by the coding sequence ATGGCACAACCCAAGGTCGATAAGCTCGTCACCGCGATTGACATCGGATCGTGGAAGGTGTCCGCGCTGATCGCGGGACGCACCGAAAATGGTGAGTTGGCGATTTTGGGCACCGGCCAGCGGGAGAGCCGGGGCGTGCGGCGCGGTTTCATCGCCGACATGGAGCGCACCGAACTTGCCGTGCGCGAAACGGTCGAGCAGGCCGAGCGCGTCGCGGGCACCAATATCGAGGATGTCTGGGTCAGCTTCTCGGGCGGTAGCCTTGTCAGCGATGTCGTCACCGTCGAGCGCGACATGGGCGGCTATCGCGTCGAGCAGGCCGATATTGACGATCTTCTGACCACCGGCCAGCAGGGCATCGATCCCGATGGCCGCGTCGTGCTCCATGCCCAGCCGACCTGCTTCACCATCAATGGTCGCGTGCCGGTGAAGAAGCCGCTGGGGATGCATGCGGACCTGCTGGGCGTCGATATCCATGTGGTGCTGGCCGATGGCGCGCCGCTTGCCAATCTCGACCTGTGCGTGCGCGGGGCCTATCTCAACGTCAATAGCATCGTTGCATCGCCTATCGCCACGGGCCTCGCCTGCCTGTCCGAAGAGGAAAGGGACCTGGGTGTCGCGCTGGTGGAACTCGGCGCGGGCGTGACCAATGTTTCGCTCTATGCAGGCGGCATGCTGGTCGGGCTGCACAGCATTCCCATCGGCGCGTCCGACATTACCGACGACATCGCCTCCGCCTTCGGCATCCGTCGCAGCCAGGCGGAGCGGATCAAATGCTTCTATGGGTCCGCGATGCAGAACCGCCGCGACTTCCGCGACATGATCGAGATCGCCGCCCCCCATGGCGACGTCGCCATTCCGGGGCAAAGCGCCGGTCCCAATGCCGATGGCGGCAAGATCACCCGCGCGGCGCTGGTGGCGGTGATCTGCGAACGGCTCAACCAGATCATGGTAGAGGTGAACGGGGCGCTGGCGGGCATGGGTTTCAACACGCCGACCGGGCGGCAGGTGGTGCTGACCGGCGGCGGGGCGGAGATGAAGGGCATTGCCGACTATGCCCAGGGCGCGTTAGGGCGCGCCGTGCGGATCGGTCGCCCCCGCGGTCTGGCGGCGTTGCCGGAGGCGCATAGCGGACCGGCCTTCGCGACGCTGGCCGGTCTTGCGCTTTATGGCGCTTCAAACCCGGTTGATCTTAGAACGATAGCGCCCGCTCCTCAGACCGTTCATCGTATCGGAGCGCCTGCCTGGTGGCAGAGAATGGTCAAGGCGATGAAGACGAACTATTGA
- the ftsZ gene encoding cell division protein FtsZ: MSIEISPPHVDELKPRIAVIGVGGAGGNAIANMIAASVEGVDFIVANTDAQALNSSPAERRIQLGPQITEGLGAGSRPEIGKAAAEETIASVEEALNGAHMCFITAGMGGGTGTGAAPVIAKAARDRGILTVGVVTKPFTFEGNRRMKSAESGIEELQKHVDTLIVIPNQNLFLIANPNTTFKEAFQMADEVLQQGVRSITDLMIMPGLINLDFADVRSVMGEMGKAMMGTGEAEGDGRALQAAEKAIANPLLDGVSMRGAKGVIVSIVGGDDMRLMEVDEAANHIRELVDPDANIIWGSAFNDGLNGKIRVSVVATGIDSEVGASAAPLTQPFSFASRPAVAVPTAAAPKPAPQPAPAPVAAPEPEPETLELDVPAAPAPAPLTPPAPVAAAKPAPFAPPRPAAVFSDEDPSQDELLLGAEEAAEKPAPAPAPAPQAAPRVATGGTLFERMAGLTRGAEKGPAASDDGASTPDIPRFLNRQSNQ; this comes from the coding sequence ATGAGCATTGAAATCAGCCCACCGCATGTGGACGAATTGAAGCCACGCATCGCGGTGATCGGCGTCGGCGGCGCGGGCGGCAACGCCATTGCGAACATGATCGCCGCTTCGGTCGAGGGCGTTGATTTCATCGTCGCCAATACCGACGCGCAGGCGCTCAACTCCTCTCCGGCGGAGCGCCGCATCCAGCTTGGCCCGCAGATCACGGAAGGTCTGGGCGCCGGTTCGCGCCCGGAAATCGGCAAGGCGGCCGCTGAGGAAACCATCGCCTCGGTCGAAGAGGCGCTGAACGGCGCGCATATGTGCTTCATCACCGCCGGCATGGGCGGCGGCACCGGCACCGGCGCGGCTCCCGTCATCGCCAAGGCCGCGCGCGATCGTGGCATCCTGACCGTCGGCGTCGTGACCAAGCCCTTCACCTTCGAGGGCAATCGCCGCATGAAGTCGGCGGAGTCCGGCATTGAGGAACTGCAGAAGCATGTCGATACCCTCATCGTCATTCCGAACCAGAACCTGTTCCTGATCGCCAATCCCAACACCACCTTCAAGGAAGCCTTCCAGATGGCGGACGAGGTGTTGCAGCAGGGCGTGCGCAGCATCACCGACCTCATGATCATGCCGGGCCTGATCAACCTCGACTTTGCCGACGTCCGCTCGGTGATGGGCGAAATGGGCAAGGCGATGATGGGCACCGGCGAAGCCGAAGGCGACGGCCGCGCGCTTCAGGCCGCTGAAAAGGCGATCGCGAACCCGCTGCTCGACGGCGTGTCGATGCGCGGCGCGAAGGGCGTGATCGTCTCCATCGTCGGCGGCGATGACATGCGCCTGATGGAAGTCGACGAAGCCGCCAACCATATCCGCGAACTGGTCGATCCGGACGCGAACATCATCTGGGGTTCGGCCTTCAATGACGGTCTGAACGGCAAGATCCGCGTCTCCGTGGTCGCCACCGGCATCGATAGCGAGGTTGGCGCATCAGCTGCGCCCTTGACCCAGCCGTTCAGCTTCGCCAGCCGTCCGGCGGTCGCCGTGCCGACGGCGGCAGCGCCCAAGCCCGCGCCGCAGCCGGCGCCCGCTCCGGTCGCCGCGCCGGAACCGGAACCTGAAACGCTGGAACTGGATGTCCCCGCCGCGCCCGCGCCGGCTCCGCTGACCCCGCCGGCTCCCGTGGCGGCAGCCAAGCCCGCCCCCTTCGCGCCGCCGCGTCCGGCCGCCGTCTTCTCGGACGAAGATCCCTCCCAGGACGAATTGCTGCTGGGCGCGGAGGAAGCCGCGGAAAAGCCCGCACCTGCTCCGGCCCCGGCGCCGCAGGCCGCGCCCCGCGTCGCCACCGGCGGTACGCTGTTCGAGCGCATGGCGGGCCTGACCCGCGGCGCGGAAAAGGGTCCCGCCGCCAGCGATGACGGCGCGTCCACGCCGGATATCCCGCGGTTCCTCAACCGCCAGAGCAACCAGTAA